One Candidatus Hydrogenedentota bacterium genomic window carries:
- a CDS encoding nicotinate phosphoribosyltransferase, whose amino-acid sequence MTESPDPWLRREGIALLTDLYQLTMIAGYRKEGRADLPVCFEYFFRSLPTHAGFGVAAGLGPFLDYLENLRFTDSDIAYLRSLNIFDEDFLGYLREFRPTCTVRAVSEGTLVFPSEPVVQVEGPIFEAQLLETALLNFFNYETLIATKAARVCLAANGDPVMEFGLRRAHGPDGGISGSRASYIGGCSSTSNVLAGKTYGIPVSGTHAHSWVMSFSNELEAFRAFARNYPERCVLLVDTYDTIESGVPNAITVFRELHSQGKMVRPAIRLDSGDLAKLSKAAYRMMIEAGLENPLIVASNDLEEDLIADLKRQGAKINAWGVGTHLITSNDCPSLNGVYKLVSVHEDGQWMPRIKISSNLMKATDPCKKNIVRYYDTAGSPLGDVLYDCDETWPENGTVVGRHRRLPHNEARLRGAARAESLLETVFEKGRIVKPTPPIGVIRERALAHIAALPEEYKRLRNPEIYRVILSEKVGILKDDLLKGPDIE is encoded by the coding sequence ATGACGGAATCGCCGGATCCCTGGTTGCGGCGCGAAGGTATCGCTTTACTCACCGATCTGTATCAACTGACCATGATCGCGGGCTATCGCAAGGAAGGCCGCGCCGATCTTCCCGTTTGCTTCGAGTACTTCTTTAGAAGCCTGCCCACGCATGCCGGGTTCGGCGTAGCGGCGGGCCTGGGGCCCTTTCTCGACTATCTTGAGAATCTGCGCTTCACCGACAGCGACATCGCGTATCTGCGTTCGTTGAACATCTTCGACGAGGACTTCTTGGGGTATCTGCGCGAATTCCGGCCCACGTGCACGGTGCGCGCCGTTAGTGAAGGTACCCTTGTCTTCCCTTCGGAGCCAGTCGTTCAGGTTGAGGGCCCCATTTTCGAAGCGCAACTGCTCGAAACGGCGTTGCTGAACTTCTTCAATTACGAGACACTCATTGCGACGAAGGCCGCGCGCGTTTGCCTTGCCGCCAACGGCGATCCCGTTATGGAGTTCGGCCTGCGGCGAGCGCACGGTCCCGACGGCGGCATCAGTGGTTCGCGCGCTTCGTACATCGGCGGATGCAGCTCCACGTCGAACGTACTTGCGGGCAAGACCTACGGTATCCCCGTGTCGGGCACGCACGCCCACAGTTGGGTGATGAGCTTCTCCAACGAGTTGGAGGCTTTTCGGGCATTCGCGCGCAACTATCCCGAGCGCTGCGTTCTGTTGGTCGATACGTACGACACCATCGAGTCCGGTGTGCCCAACGCCATAACTGTCTTTCGCGAACTGCACAGTCAAGGCAAGATGGTGCGGCCTGCAATCCGGCTCGATTCCGGCGATTTGGCCAAGCTTAGCAAGGCTGCCTACAGAATGATGATTGAGGCCGGGCTTGAGAATCCGCTGATTGTCGCCTCAAATGACTTGGAAGAAGACCTGATCGCAGACTTGAAGCGCCAAGGCGCGAAAATCAATGCGTGGGGCGTGGGAACACATCTCATCACTTCGAACGATTGCCCGTCGCTAAACGGCGTGTACAAGCTAGTCTCGGTCCATGAAGATGGACAGTGGATGCCGCGAATCAAGATCTCCTCCAATCTGATGAAAGCAACCGACCCGTGCAAGAAGAACATTGTCCGGTACTACGACACGGCGGGGAGTCCGCTCGGAGACGTGCTCTACGATTGCGATGAAACGTGGCCCGAGAACGGTACCGTTGTGGGACGCCACCGGCGTCTGCCGCACAATGAAGCCCGATTGCGAGGCGCAGCGCGTGCGGAATCCCTTCTGGAAACGGTTTTTGAGAAAGGGCGCATCGTCAAACCCACGCCGCCGATCGGGGTGATTCGCGAACGCGCCCTGGCGCATATTGCCGCTCTGCCCGAGGAGTACAAGCGTCTCCGTAATCCGGAAATTTATCGGGTCATCCTCTCGGAAAAGGTAGGGATACTAAAGGACGACCTTCTGAAAGGCCCTGACATCGAGTAG
- a CDS encoding nicotinamidase: protein MRIGAEDALIVTDIQNDFCPGGALAVANGDAIVPGVNALLPRFKYLVYTRDWHPVDHCSFSDVPQFMDKSWPVHCVQGTIGAAFHPALEVPSRAWIVSKGHRTDKEAYSSFQDSDLANRLKGKGVTKVFVCGIATDYCVKATALDSRRNGLETIVIEDLCKGVDVPEGSVATALEELREAGVTICRSEELE from the coding sequence ATGCGTATCGGTGCAGAAGACGCCCTCATAGTCACTGACATCCAAAATGACTTCTGTCCCGGCGGAGCACTGGCTGTCGCGAATGGTGACGCCATTGTGCCGGGCGTGAACGCCCTCCTGCCGCGATTCAAGTATCTTGTGTATACACGCGACTGGCATCCCGTGGATCATTGCAGTTTCAGCGATGTGCCTCAGTTTATGGATAAGAGCTGGCCTGTGCATTGTGTCCAAGGCACAATCGGAGCTGCATTTCATCCCGCCCTCGAGGTGCCGTCGCGCGCATGGATCGTCAGCAAGGGCCACAGGACCGACAAGGAAGCGTACAGTAGCTTCCAGGATTCGGACTTGGCGAACCGCCTCAAGGGGAAGGGCGTCACCAAGGTATTCGTATGCGGAATTGCGACGGATTACTGCGTGAAGGCCACGGCGCTCGACTCCCGAAGAAACGGTCTGGAAACCATCGTGATCGAAGACTTGTGCAAGGGTGTGGACGTGCCCGAGGGCAGCGTCGCCACCGCGCTTGAGGAATTGCGCGAAGCCGGTGTGACTATATGCCGCTCGGAGGAACTCGAATGA
- a CDS encoding NUDIX hydrolase, which produces MYTYSHPRPIMAADSIVFTLKDGAVQIVLIRRGHEPYEGCYALPGGFVNEYEPLDVAAARELREETGLTGIPMCQWRCFGDPGRDPRGWTVSVVYIAVIDHRAHPLQYGDDAVAADWYPIAAMPPLAFDHDGIVRYALDWLRINADRNEFMTTYWPSSFGAGETSAFRDCLEIASQALGQ; this is translated from the coding sequence ATGTATACGTATTCCCATCCACGCCCCATCATGGCGGCCGATTCCATCGTTTTCACGCTCAAGGACGGTGCCGTCCAGATCGTATTGATTCGGCGCGGCCACGAACCCTATGAGGGATGCTACGCCCTGCCGGGCGGGTTTGTGAACGAATACGAACCGCTGGACGTTGCCGCCGCGCGCGAATTGCGTGAGGAAACCGGGCTGACGGGAATCCCCATGTGTCAATGGAGGTGTTTCGGCGACCCTGGTCGTGACCCGCGCGGCTGGACGGTAAGCGTGGTGTATATCGCCGTGATCGACCACCGTGCCCATCCATTGCAGTATGGCGACGACGCGGTGGCGGCGGACTGGTATCCCATCGCGGCAATGCCACCGCTCGCGTTTGACCACGACGGTATCGTGCGCTACGCTCTTGATTGGCTGCGCATAAACGCGGATCGTAATGAATTCATGACAACCTATTGGCCATCGAGCTTCGGTGCGGGTGAGACGTCTGCTTTCCGGGACTGCCTCGAAATCGCATCGCAAGCCTTGGGTCAATGA
- a CDS encoding RNA polymerase sigma factor yields the protein MYSVGQIAVRAPQGWGRCDKTARAETSVESLDTNSEVRPVDGEDLRDIAAVLAGDADSYERIVRRYQGVLAAYMWRFTRNPSVCEELVHEAFVQAYFSLHTFRASAPFLHWLRKIATRVGYHHWKREARERAHRRIQAEEYAYSLPMSRGVRAESDDKGDELHRILDGLSPRDRLVLTLLYLEELDTRQIAEVTGWSHSLVRVQAFRARNRLKKLLESRERSKRDGTPGLI from the coding sequence ATGTATAGTGTTGGCCAGATTGCAGTGAGGGCGCCGCAAGGATGGGGCCGGTGCGACAAAACGGCGCGGGCTGAAACCTCTGTGGAGAGTCTGGACACGAATAGCGAAGTCAGGCCTGTAGACGGAGAGGACCTGCGCGATATCGCCGCCGTGCTGGCAGGCGACGCGGACTCCTATGAGCGGATAGTACGCCGTTACCAAGGGGTGCTGGCGGCTTACATGTGGCGCTTCACGCGGAATCCGTCCGTGTGCGAAGAACTTGTGCACGAGGCCTTCGTTCAGGCGTATTTCAGTCTGCATACGTTTCGGGCGAGCGCTCCATTCCTGCACTGGCTGCGCAAGATTGCCACGCGGGTAGGTTATCATCATTGGAAGCGGGAGGCCCGAGAGCGGGCGCACCGCCGGATTCAGGCGGAAGAATATGCCTATTCGTTGCCAATGTCGCGGGGAGTCCGCGCGGAATCTGACGATAAGGGCGATGAGCTTCACCGAATTCTCGACGGATTAAGTCCGCGCGATCGGCTGGTACTTACGTTACTATATCTTGAGGAACTGGACACGCGTCAGATTGCCGAGGTCACCGGATGGAGTCATTCGTTGGTGCGCGTTCAGGCGTTTCGAGCGCGAAATCGGCTGAAGAAGCTGTTGGAATCGCGAGAGAGGAGTAAGCGAGATGGAACACCCGGACTCATTTGA
- a CDS encoding single-stranded DNA-binding protein, with product MRLPDISNTLTDDLRQLRFSAPITHVYNPLEYARAPHNRYLERYGNAPKEALFLGMNPGPFGMAQTGVPFGDVVLVRDWMGIDEPVGKPVREHPKRPIDGFACRRREVSGSRLWGWARDTFGAPESFFARFFVWNYCPLCFMEESGRNFTPDKLPAPERAAVNAACDRALRHVVEALGPGRVYGVGAFAEARAREALAGANVTIGRIPHPSPASPAANRGWAEQVTKALLADGIWLG from the coding sequence ATGCGACTACCCGACATCTCAAATACCCTGACCGATGACCTGCGCCAACTCCGGTTCTCCGCGCCGATTACACATGTCTACAATCCACTCGAATATGCCCGCGCACCGCACAATCGCTATCTTGAACGCTACGGAAACGCGCCAAAAGAGGCTCTCTTTCTGGGCATGAATCCGGGTCCATTCGGGATGGCACAGACCGGGGTGCCGTTTGGCGATGTCGTGCTTGTGCGCGACTGGATGGGCATCGACGAGCCGGTGGGTAAGCCTGTACGCGAGCACCCCAAGCGGCCTATCGACGGATTTGCCTGCAGGAGAAGGGAAGTGAGTGGGTCGCGCCTATGGGGGTGGGCACGAGACACATTCGGTGCGCCTGAGTCCTTTTTTGCCCGCTTCTTTGTGTGGAACTACTGCCCCCTCTGCTTCATGGAGGAGAGCGGACGGAACTTCACCCCGGACAAGTTGCCTGCGCCGGAGCGTGCTGCGGTCAATGCGGCCTGCGACCGAGCGCTTCGGCACGTTGTGGAAGCACTAGGTCCAGGCCGTGTCTACGGTGTCGGCGCCTTTGCGGAAGCGAGGGCCCGGGAAGCCTTGGCGGGCGCAAACGTTACGATTGGCAGGATTCCCCACCCAAGTCCAGCAAGTCCCGCTGCAAACCGGGGCTGGGCGGAACAAGTAACAAAAGCGTTGCTTGCGGACGGGATATGGCTCGGCTGA
- a CDS encoding Gfo/Idh/MocA family oxidoreductase, translated as MSTKNALSRRNFMKTTAIAMGAAALSAKSYARVVGANDRLNMAFIGCGGMASAHLGALIALREEENLGFLATCDIYKTRAETFSRKLKEAGAGEPKITQDYQEVLAMSDLDYVLVAVPEHAHAYLTLAALEAGKHVYCEKPLTHTIEDALKVVKKAKETGLKLQVGVQATADDSYSSANEAIKAGKLGPVVEAQIDYVRNYAKEAGPWRTGASSDDPKPADLDWDAWLKPAKKRPWDARRYHDWRCYREYSGGIATDLFIHRITRLIRACDLTFPERAVGMGGIYLWPDGRDLPDNFEMLLEYPAVKGITPGMSVHVLGTMANQYANPHCIRGHAATLVFTSTGWDIIEEKSGKVLESHKKTGGEDIVPHHKNHHAAIRSGAALNCPPELGLYGVVAVNMGNLSWFKHRMVRWDSRRNRQVLA; from the coding sequence ATGAGCACTAAGAACGCTTTGTCTCGTCGTAATTTTATGAAGACCACGGCGATTGCCATGGGGGCGGCGGCACTTTCCGCCAAGAGCTATGCGCGGGTTGTCGGCGCAAATGACCGGCTGAACATGGCCTTCATCGGTTGCGGCGGTATGGCCAGCGCACATCTGGGCGCGTTGATCGCGCTTCGCGAAGAGGAGAATCTGGGATTCCTGGCGACGTGCGATATTTACAAGACGCGCGCCGAGACTTTCAGCCGCAAACTCAAGGAGGCAGGAGCAGGCGAGCCGAAAATCACTCAGGACTACCAAGAAGTTTTGGCCATGAGCGACCTCGATTATGTGCTGGTCGCGGTGCCGGAACATGCTCACGCCTATCTTACGCTCGCGGCGCTTGAAGCAGGCAAGCATGTCTATTGCGAGAAGCCGTTGACCCACACCATTGAAGACGCGTTAAAGGTTGTGAAGAAGGCGAAGGAGACTGGTCTGAAGCTTCAGGTGGGTGTGCAGGCGACGGCTGACGACAGTTATTCGAGCGCAAACGAAGCCATCAAAGCGGGGAAACTCGGACCGGTGGTTGAAGCGCAAATCGATTACGTGCGCAATTACGCCAAGGAAGCGGGCCCGTGGCGCACGGGCGCTAGTTCCGACGATCCAAAGCCTGCCGATCTCGATTGGGACGCGTGGTTGAAGCCTGCGAAGAAGCGTCCGTGGGACGCGCGCCGCTATCACGATTGGCGCTGCTACCGTGAGTATTCCGGCGGGATTGCCACCGACCTGTTCATTCACCGCATCACGCGATTGATTCGCGCGTGCGACTTGACCTTCCCAGAGAGAGCCGTGGGAATGGGCGGAATCTACCTGTGGCCCGATGGACGCGATCTGCCTGACAATTTCGAGATGCTGCTTGAGTATCCCGCCGTGAAAGGGATTACGCCCGGCATGTCGGTTCACGTGTTGGGGACCATGGCCAATCAGTACGCCAACCCGCACTGCATTCGTGGCCACGCAGCCACATTGGTGTTCACATCGACCGGTTGGGACATCATCGAGGAGAAATCGGGTAAGGTACTCGAATCGCACAAGAAAACCGGCGGCGAGGACATTGTGCCGCATCACAAGAATCATCACGCGGCCATCCGCAGCGGCGCTGCGCTGAACTGCCCGCCCGAGCTTGGACTCTACGGCGTGGTGGCCGTGAACATGGGCAATCTTTCCTGGTTTAAGCACCGGATGGTGCGTTGGGACTCTCGCCGCAACCGGCAAGTGCTGGCTTAG
- a CDS encoding MFS transporter, producing MSNDKDSIPSPSTMDTIPLSVHRWNYWISSFECALYIMATNMIGPMTLIPFLFKQTGIDSSYLGLFTISTLIVALSGPIGATLMSGQRRMLPFCVTVGIFQRLVFLMVPLGVMFFHGKPAPLLWILATVWLASNFIGGIATPTFMVMITNGTRERWWGRLMGMRSLLGAASGLVATILVWGVNRISSYPNNYTILGWIGVLLLFGSLYGVSRFREVMTPTTREAPNTGFAKEWVRTLQIWREDTRVRWIVLGRTFRSFGFFTGTYITAMFIARCDLTDSLMWLPVILFSVSDMVTNYVSGRIIDHFGSKPALVLSSLLVAFSAAFLTQCYSVPFFVICIPILSLGGSLINNGWPTFLLKMSPPGDRTAYFSTVSLLSAPPSIFISVAGVFLVQWLDYNPTMWISAVGGLIGALVFQFKLPNIRQAPSR from the coding sequence ATGAGCAACGACAAAGATTCCATTCCCAGTCCTTCCACGATGGACACGATTCCGCTCTCGGTGCACCGCTGGAACTACTGGATAAGTTCCTTCGAATGCGCCCTCTACATCATGGCCACCAATATGATCGGCCCCATGACGTTGATTCCGTTCTTGTTCAAGCAGACGGGAATCGACAGTTCCTATTTGGGGTTGTTTACCATCTCCACGCTCATCGTTGCTCTTAGCGGACCCATTGGCGCGACGTTAATGTCCGGTCAACGCCGAATGTTGCCGTTCTGCGTGACAGTAGGCATTTTTCAGCGACTCGTCTTCTTGATGGTCCCGCTTGGCGTAATGTTCTTTCACGGGAAACCCGCTCCGTTGTTGTGGATTCTTGCCACCGTGTGGCTGGCCAGCAATTTTATCGGCGGGATTGCCACGCCGACGTTCATGGTGATGATCACCAACGGGACTCGGGAACGTTGGTGGGGACGGTTGATGGGGATGCGCAGCTTGCTTGGAGCCGCGTCGGGGTTGGTTGCAACAATTCTGGTATGGGGCGTCAATCGGATTTCATCGTATCCCAACAACTACACCATTCTCGGATGGATTGGCGTGCTCCTCTTGTTCGGCTCATTGTATGGCGTGTCGCGTTTTCGAGAGGTCATGACACCCACGACCCGGGAGGCTCCTAATACCGGATTCGCCAAGGAATGGGTCCGGACTCTGCAGATTTGGCGAGAAGATACGCGCGTGAGGTGGATCGTGCTCGGCCGCACGTTTCGATCCTTTGGATTCTTCACGGGAACCTACATCACGGCCATGTTTATCGCTCGGTGCGATTTGACGGACTCGCTGATGTGGCTGCCCGTTATTTTGTTTAGCGTCTCGGACATGGTGACCAATTACGTCTCAGGTAGAATCATCGACCATTTCGGGTCAAAGCCCGCGCTTGTGCTCTCGTCACTGCTTGTCGCATTCAGCGCGGCATTTCTCACGCAGTGCTACAGCGTGCCCTTCTTTGTGATTTGCATCCCGATACTGTCGTTGGGCGGCAGTCTTATCAATAACGGATGGCCGACTTTTCTTCTGAAGATGTCGCCCCCCGGAGACCGGACTGCCTACTTCAGCACAGTCTCGCTGTTGTCCGCACCCCCGTCTATATTCATTAGTGTGGCCGGTGTATTCCTGGTGCAATGGCTTGACTACAATCCGACCATGTGGATTAGCGCGGTGGGCGGGCTTATCGGCGCACTTGTCTTTCAGTTCAAACTGCCCAACATCCGCCAAGCCCCGTCGCGTTAA
- a CDS encoding 2-oxo acid dehydrogenase subunit E2, whose protein sequence is MSLYELKIPQLGEGLREARIVRLFKKPGDRIQRDEPVYEMETDKAVSEIESPVSGVLESWCVQADDIKAVGDVVARIHVEQAEQANVAPERPSASVSAAEPQSKSLRNAIPPRTRAYAREKGLEESELAQIPFAGNRLLPTDIDQYLSERKSESSVSSAGPEYEEVPMSTRQRTLFYRLSRAQQQVVPGTIEVIIPWQPVEDTYQRFKQDSQSSSDERPTRFLLVAWCVTQIIAKHPKFRSVVVDVNHLRRYRHVNLGIAVALPDDELATAVVEKADALSFAAFVRESRIQIARARAGKDQAADSVVHISLSSMEAYGVYTAAPVVVPPSVATLFLGTPHMMMVEPGPKGPSFERVAHMTMTFDHRIINGVAAARFLNEIRDRVAALPNAGLSLS, encoded by the coding sequence GTGTCGCTGTACGAACTGAAGATACCTCAATTGGGCGAGGGCTTGCGCGAGGCGCGCATCGTGCGGTTGTTCAAGAAGCCGGGCGACCGCATCCAGCGCGACGAACCCGTGTACGAAATGGAGACGGATAAAGCCGTTTCGGAGATCGAGAGCCCGGTCAGCGGCGTGCTGGAATCGTGGTGCGTGCAGGCCGACGATATTAAAGCCGTGGGCGATGTGGTGGCGCGCATCCATGTCGAGCAGGCCGAGCAAGCAAACGTGGCGCCCGAACGGCCTTCAGCGTCCGTGTCTGCAGCGGAGCCGCAATCCAAGTCTCTGCGAAACGCAATTCCTCCGAGGACGCGCGCCTACGCACGCGAAAAAGGACTTGAGGAAAGCGAGCTGGCGCAGATTCCATTCGCGGGAAACAGGTTGTTGCCCACGGATATCGACCAGTATCTCTCAGAGCGGAAGAGCGAATCTTCCGTTTCATCTGCCGGGCCCGAATACGAAGAAGTCCCCATGTCCACGCGGCAGCGAACGCTGTTCTACCGGTTATCGCGCGCTCAGCAACAGGTTGTACCCGGGACCATCGAAGTCATCATTCCATGGCAGCCCGTTGAAGATACCTATCAGCGATTCAAACAGGATTCACAATCCTCTTCAGATGAACGCCCGACGCGTTTCCTGCTGGTCGCGTGGTGTGTTACGCAAATCATTGCGAAACATCCGAAGTTTCGTTCGGTGGTTGTTGACGTGAACCACCTGCGCCGTTACCGGCATGTGAACTTGGGAATTGCCGTAGCCTTGCCCGACGACGAACTCGCGACGGCCGTCGTCGAGAAAGCGGATGCGCTCAGCTTTGCGGCATTTGTCCGGGAAAGCCGTATCCAGATTGCGCGCGCACGAGCAGGGAAAGACCAAGCGGCAGACTCGGTCGTGCACATCTCCCTGTCGAGCATGGAAGCCTACGGCGTCTACACGGCGGCGCCCGTGGTCGTGCCGCCGTCCGTCGCGACTTTGTTCCTTGGAACACCACACATGATGATGGTGGAGCCCGGGCCCAAAGGACCCTCTTTCGAGCGTGTCGCGCACATGACGATGACGTTCGACCACCGGATCATCAACGGTGTTGCCGCCGCGCGATTTCTCAACGAGATTCGGGATCGTGTCGCCGCGTTGCCGAACGCGGGTCTTTCCTTGAGTTAA
- a CDS encoding 2-oxoisovalerate dehydrogenase, with amino-acid sequence MQTKPTGDRGEGFQRLDYLRLMVESREGDRREGLLMRQSRGWFQVSAWGHEALGALAWSLRPGDYVFPYYRDRAIALARGITTRELAFAYFATADSSSGGRTMPSHFSSRSLNVFSVATPTGSQCLPATGAAWALKRAGGGGVVLCTIGDAATRQGEFYEAVSMALQENLPVVFLVEDNEFGISTRTAPMNPYTLQALDMAHCRRMDGRDPDAVYALGQEVFENARSGKGPAVLWLEVDRLCSHTCSDDQRIYRSAEELEIVAQRDPIDTFAGKLMAEGVVTEGAWADMKRAIAESVDRDYQAAEKAAPPNPAQICDHVLAPAATNVPAPLAPLDGSATMVSAINQTLRQALKQNVEVVLFGEDIEDPKGGVFGLTKGLSTEFPGRVVNSPLAEATIVGLGIGMAAARSRPVFELQFVDFIGPALNQLTAHASSLRWRTMGEWTCPLVVLAPYGAYLPAGGMWHSQSNDGLLAHIPGLCIAVPSTPADASALLWTAIHGEDPTLVLLPKHLFRARAALPLTPEHLPFGKAAVRREGNDVSIVTWGNCVELALEAAERAAPQGVSVEVVDLRTLVPCDWPAIEASLAKTGRLVVVHEDTRTTGFGQSIIAEMTSATERWELFLAPPQLVTRPDIPVPYHPILEEAALPSIEQVLDAVHTTMT; translated from the coding sequence ATGCAGACGAAACCAACGGGGGATCGCGGGGAGGGGTTTCAGCGGCTGGACTATCTACGCTTGATGGTCGAGTCGCGCGAAGGCGATCGGCGAGAAGGCCTCCTGATGCGCCAGAGCAGGGGGTGGTTTCAGGTCTCCGCGTGGGGTCACGAGGCGCTGGGCGCTTTAGCGTGGTCGCTGCGGCCGGGTGACTATGTGTTTCCATACTACCGTGATCGCGCGATTGCGCTCGCGCGCGGGATTACTACGCGAGAGCTGGCCTTCGCCTACTTCGCGACGGCGGATTCCAGTTCGGGCGGACGCACCATGCCAAGTCACTTCAGTTCGCGCTCGTTGAACGTGTTCAGCGTCGCGACGCCGACGGGTTCCCAGTGCTTGCCTGCCACGGGTGCCGCGTGGGCGTTGAAACGTGCGGGTGGCGGGGGAGTAGTGCTGTGCACAATCGGCGATGCCGCCACGCGTCAGGGGGAGTTCTACGAAGCGGTGAGCATGGCCCTTCAAGAGAATCTGCCCGTAGTCTTTCTTGTGGAAGACAACGAGTTTGGAATCAGCACCCGAACAGCCCCCATGAATCCCTACACGCTGCAAGCGCTTGACATGGCGCATTGCAGGCGAATGGATGGCCGCGACCCCGATGCCGTGTACGCGTTGGGGCAGGAAGTCTTTGAAAATGCCCGAAGCGGCAAAGGGCCTGCGGTGCTGTGGCTCGAGGTGGACCGGCTCTGTTCGCACACCTGTTCGGACGATCAACGAATCTACCGATCCGCCGAGGAACTGGAGATCGTCGCGCAGCGTGATCCAATAGACACATTTGCCGGCAAGCTCATGGCTGAAGGTGTTGTTACCGAGGGCGCGTGGGCTGACATGAAACGCGCGATCGCCGAATCCGTCGACCGTGATTACCAGGCTGCCGAGAAAGCCGCGCCGCCAAATCCCGCACAGATTTGCGATCATGTGCTTGCTCCTGCCGCCACGAACGTTCCCGCGCCTCTCGCGCCGCTGGATGGTTCCGCGACGATGGTGTCCGCTATCAATCAAACGTTGCGGCAGGCGCTGAAGCAAAACGTAGAAGTCGTGTTGTTCGGCGAAGACATCGAAGACCCGAAGGGCGGAGTCTTCGGTCTGACAAAGGGTCTGTCCACCGAGTTCCCCGGTCGCGTTGTGAATTCTCCGTTGGCCGAGGCAACCATCGTGGGACTGGGCATTGGCATGGCGGCGGCCAGAAGTCGCCCCGTCTTTGAACTGCAGTTTGTCGACTTCATTGGACCGGCATTGAACCAACTCACGGCGCATGCGTCGTCGCTTCGCTGGCGCACGATGGGAGAGTGGACCTGTCCGTTGGTCGTGCTTGCACCCTACGGCGCGTATCTGCCCGCAGGCGGCATGTGGCATAGCCAGAGCAACGACGGATTGCTGGCGCATATCCCCGGTCTATGCATCGCGGTTCCAAGCACACCTGCCGACGCGTCTGCTTTGTTATGGACTGCAATCCACGGTGAAGACCCAACGCTCGTGCTGTTGCCCAAACATCTGTTCCGGGCGCGGGCCGCGCTTCCCTTGACGCCGGAGCATCTTCCGTTTGGAAAAGCAGCCGTGCGCCGCGAAGGCAACGATGTGTCGATTGTGACATGGGGCAATTGCGTCGAACTGGCGCTCGAAGCGGCGGAACGCGCCGCGCCCCAAGGTGTTTCCGTCGAGGTTGTAGACCTGCGTACGCTCGTCCCGTGCGACTGGCCGGCGATTGAGGCAAGTCTCGCAAAGACAGGCAGGCTCGTTGTAGTCCATGAAGACACTCGCACTACCGGCTTCGGACAGTCGATCATCGCGGAAATGACGAGCGCCACGGAGCGATGGGAGTTGTTCTTGGCCCCGCCGCAATTGGTCACCAGGCCGGATATCCCGGTTCCGTATCATCCAATCCTGGAAGAGGCAGCCTTGCCGAGCATCGAGCAGGTGCTTGATGCCGTCCATACAACCATGACGTGA